A single Paenibacillus kribbensis DNA region contains:
- a CDS encoding DUF4355 domain-containing protein encodes MKLEQVKQLIEENQTNEEWQTYLQGLNPYSVEGIEQYIQSNQQAKSWFDSTVDKRFAKSLETWKANHLESAVDAEIKKRFPAKDEKEIEVEKLRAEVENMKLEKQRERLTSQAVKIASEKKLPLPLVDFFVGADEEATTANLVMLEQSLQQAIQHQVEQRLKGDGYTPPAGSTSSTFTLDSIKGMSPNEINQHWDQVKQALQNKQ; translated from the coding sequence ATGAAATTGGAACAAGTGAAGCAGTTGATTGAAGAAAACCAAACGAATGAGGAATGGCAGACGTATCTTCAGGGTTTGAATCCGTATAGCGTAGAAGGGATAGAGCAATACATTCAATCCAATCAGCAAGCAAAAAGTTGGTTCGATAGCACCGTGGACAAACGATTCGCTAAATCGTTGGAAACGTGGAAAGCTAATCATCTGGAAAGTGCAGTGGATGCTGAGATCAAGAAGCGATTCCCGGCTAAGGATGAGAAAGAAATCGAAGTTGAGAAGCTACGTGCCGAAGTCGAAAATATGAAGCTGGAGAAGCAGCGTGAACGATTAACTAGCCAAGCGGTAAAAATAGCATCCGAGAAGAAACTTCCACTTCCGTTAGTGGATTTTTTTGTTGGTGCAGATGAAGAAGCGACGACAGCGAATTTGGTTATGTTGGAACAATCGCTACAGCAGGCTATACAACATCAAGTTGAGCAACGGCTCAAAGGGGATGGATATACCCCTCCGGCTGGTTCAACGAGTAGCACATTTACATTGGATTCGATTAAAGGAATGTCCCCCAACGAGATTAATCAGCATTGGGATCAAGTCAAGCAAGCATTACAAAACAAACAATAA
- a CDS encoding P22 phage major capsid protein family protein → MTVQHFIPTIWSARLNESLKKNLVYGNVVNTDYEGEIQGQGSTVKINSVGAVTIGNYDKAAGIGNPQELNATQKTLVIDQAKYFNFQVDDVDAAQANVNLLDGGIVEASYGLANVVDQYLAGFYTEVKAENTMGNDATPIIPTKDIAYDLLIDLGVLLDENNVPESERFVVVPAWYYGLLLKDARFTKDPNIIRTGYVGDIDGMTVYKSNNVPNTAGAKYKIIAGHKSASSFAGQVDSVEAFRPEKQFSDAVKGLQVFGAKCIKPEALAVLTVNKS, encoded by the coding sequence ATGACAGTACAGCATTTTATTCCTACGATTTGGAGCGCACGTTTAAATGAAAGCCTGAAGAAGAATCTGGTGTATGGAAATGTGGTCAACACCGATTATGAAGGTGAGATTCAAGGCCAAGGCTCCACCGTGAAAATCAATTCCGTTGGGGCAGTAACGATTGGCAATTATGATAAAGCGGCAGGAATCGGTAATCCACAGGAACTGAATGCTACGCAAAAGACGCTGGTGATTGATCAAGCTAAATATTTCAATTTTCAGGTGGATGATGTCGATGCTGCACAAGCGAATGTGAATCTACTGGATGGTGGAATCGTGGAAGCTTCGTATGGACTCGCCAATGTAGTCGATCAGTATCTTGCTGGATTTTACACAGAGGTAAAAGCTGAGAATACGATGGGTAACGATGCAACGCCGATAATTCCTACAAAAGATATAGCCTATGATTTGCTGATTGATTTGGGTGTATTACTGGACGAAAATAATGTACCGGAAAGCGAACGATTTGTAGTAGTTCCTGCATGGTACTATGGCTTGCTTTTGAAGGATGCTCGTTTCACCAAAGATCCAAATATCATCCGCACAGGCTATGTGGGAGATATTGATGGCATGACGGTTTATAAATCAAACAATGTGCCGAATACCGCAGGAGCCAAGTATAAAATTATTGCGGGTCATAAGAGTGCCAGTTCGTTTGCCGGGCAAGTGGATTCGGTGGAAGCATTCAGACCAGAGAAACAATTTTCAGATGCAGTGAAAGGTTTACAGGTGTTTGGAGCCAAATGTATCAAGCCTGAAGCTCTCGCCGTGCTTACAGTGAATAAGTCTTAA
- a CDS encoding recombinase family protein, with product MAQAATAKKVVIVPIKTMDIVEGIQPILKKKVAAYCRVSTDSEEQKESYTNQVNYYTQYIQNNLEWEMADIYADEGITGTSTKNRTHFNRMIQDARNGKLDLILVKSISRFARNTLDLLKYVRELKSLGVAVFFERENINTLDTTGEVLLTILSSLAQDESRNISENSRWGILRGFQNGKVFCNTNRFLGYDKDEHGELVINEKEAEIVRRIYEEYLDGKSYQAIARGLMRDHIKTAAGGSRWWDSSITLILTNEKYYGALLQQKTVTVDFLTHKRIKNKGQEQQYFIEDNHEPIVSKEIFEAVQKEKKRRAKLKGSVMGESKRYSNKYALSSKVYCGCCGVIFKRRTWNSNNPSKKVVWQCRTNVNEGKAACAAKAVDEQVVHSAFVRLFNRMYENKERFMKTLKANIVSVLSSKPGQEQLLDIEGQMQQLKSDLKELVNLKLRNQMDETVYDEETNRLSSELNELRQQMLKLEEEEDQKEKIKERIDEIIQLLSSRQDILKQFDDNLFNALVEKITILSPAHFVFTLKSGMSIDEILD from the coding sequence ATGGCACAAGCCGCAACCGCAAAAAAAGTCGTGATCGTTCCCATTAAAACGATGGACATCGTAGAGGGAATCCAACCGATTCTAAAGAAGAAAGTCGCTGCCTATTGCCGGGTCAGTACCGATTCTGAGGAGCAAAAGGAGAGCTATACCAATCAGGTAAACTACTATACACAATATATTCAAAACAACTTGGAATGGGAAATGGCTGATATTTATGCCGATGAAGGGATCACCGGAACCAGCACTAAAAATAGAACGCACTTTAATCGGATGATACAGGATGCTCGAAACGGTAAACTGGATCTGATTCTGGTTAAGTCGATTTCGAGATTTGCTAGGAATACACTGGATTTATTGAAATATGTACGGGAACTTAAAAGTCTTGGAGTGGCTGTATTCTTTGAACGAGAAAATATTAATACACTGGATACCACAGGTGAGGTATTGCTAACCATCCTGAGTTCCCTTGCCCAAGATGAGAGTCGAAATATTTCTGAAAACAGTCGATGGGGCATACTACGCGGCTTCCAAAACGGCAAAGTCTTCTGTAACACGAACCGCTTCCTCGGCTATGATAAGGATGAACATGGTGAACTGGTCATTAATGAGAAGGAAGCCGAGATTGTGCGGCGTATATACGAGGAGTATTTGGATGGCAAAAGCTATCAGGCGATTGCTAGAGGATTGATGCGAGACCACATCAAAACGGCTGCGGGAGGCAGTAGATGGTGGGATTCCTCGATTACATTAATATTGACGAATGAGAAATATTACGGAGCCTTGCTTCAGCAAAAGACGGTAACCGTTGACTTTCTAACCCATAAACGGATCAAGAATAAGGGACAAGAGCAGCAATATTTTATAGAGGATAACCACGAACCGATTGTATCCAAGGAAATATTTGAAGCGGTGCAAAAGGAGAAGAAACGGAGAGCCAAGCTGAAAGGGAGTGTGATGGGGGAGAGCAAAAGATACTCCAATAAATACGCACTGAGCAGTAAAGTATATTGTGGATGCTGTGGAGTCATTTTTAAACGCCGAACCTGGAACAGCAATAACCCATCCAAGAAGGTCGTATGGCAATGTCGAACCAATGTCAATGAAGGTAAAGCAGCATGTGCTGCTAAAGCAGTCGATGAACAAGTTGTACATTCCGCGTTTGTACGATTGTTCAACCGGATGTATGAGAACAAGGAAAGATTCATGAAGACGCTGAAAGCCAATATTGTATCGGTACTTTCCAGCAAACCAGGGCAAGAACAGCTATTGGACATTGAAGGACAGATGCAACAATTGAAATCCGACTTGAAGGAATTAGTGAATCTCAAGCTGCGAAATCAGATGGATGAGACGGTTTACGATGAAGAGACGAACAGACTTTCCAGTGAACTCAACGAGCTACGGCAACAGATGCTGAAATTAGAGGAGGAAGAGGATCAGAAGGAAAAAATCAAGGAACGAATCGATGAAATTATTCAACTTTTAAGCTCGCGACAAGATATACTGAAACAATTTGATGATAACCTATTTAATGCGTTGGTGGAGAAGATCACGATTCTCTCACCAGCGCATTTTGTTTTTACCTTGAAAAGTGGAATGAGCATAGATGAAATATTGGACTAA
- a CDS encoding phage head-tail connector protein, with the protein MSEPMNLLKRLLNLEPTDISKDDILIHYLNKARSNIYGYCNVVTLPMEYDHVMVDYAVYLYKNRDSVGLINKQEGERSATYETGIPTSIRLALPLPKIKVGTD; encoded by the coding sequence ATGAGTGAACCAATGAATTTGCTGAAACGATTATTAAACTTGGAACCAACAGACATATCTAAGGATGATATCCTGATCCACTATTTGAATAAAGCGAGGAGTAATATTTATGGATATTGCAATGTGGTAACACTGCCAATGGAATACGATCATGTTATGGTCGATTATGCCGTATATCTCTATAAAAATAGGGATTCGGTTGGACTTATAAATAAGCAGGAAGGTGAACGCTCAGCCACCTATGAAACAGGAATTCCGACAAGTATCCGGCTTGCTCTTCCTCTACCTAAAATCAAGGTCGGAACAGATTAA
- a CDS encoding SHOCT domain-containing protein, translating to MQRKSIDYLLSLSLLKQLRSQHVITEEEFIAIDELNKKSFKCL from the coding sequence ATGCAACGAAAATCTATTGATTATTTACTGAGTCTAAGCCTATTGAAGCAATTGAGATCACAACATGTCATTACAGAAGAAGAGTTTATCGCGATTGATGAGCTTAATAAAAAGTCTTTCAAGTGCCTATAA